A genomic region of Anaeromicrobium sediminis contains the following coding sequences:
- a CDS encoding sigma 54-interacting transcriptional regulator, protein MEKRKGGVVMIEERRRVVISNKKGIHARTAAMITSFVNNIRTKYNVKLYIQKENDESRLPLANMLTLAALRIKKGDVLYVIAEGKNGKEAIEEISNYISGEIDQRVNNIDEIDKLLEEHTINITSELKSIREIKNKFGSILNHMGDGICLMDNRGIITYLNPAYENIFNIKKNDLIGRDVKKVCPSRPSIGLLDTKEKIIDILIRGKDGKRILSSSVPIFAQNKFKGVITTYKDVTELEEVIQRLHKAEEKIKYYEEELNKNNYVDEAFNIIIGNSSLLKDVKRLASKAARTSVNVMIRGESGTGKELVAKAIHGASKRKEEAFIKVNCAAIPENLLESELFGYEKGAFTGAAKRKIGKFELANGGTLFLDEIGEINYNLQAKLLRAIQEKEIERLGGNEVIKIDIKIICATNRNLEDMVNNHEFREDLYYRLNVIPIVLPPLRNRKEDIGLLAEHFVEKICKEEGMDGKQISRHVLSHLKEYCWPGNIRELENIITRAITLSDSEQIDVDTFPSYMKNEKRKNDGLINFINGDLARMEEYDREIVRLALKKHKSFNKAAKALGLTHRTISLKAKKYNLI, encoded by the coding sequence ATGGAAAAAAGAAAGGGTGGAGTGGTCATGATAGAAGAGAGAAGACGAGTGGTAATATCTAATAAAAAAGGTATTCATGCAAGGACTGCTGCAATGATAACTTCATTTGTAAATAATATTAGGACAAAGTATAATGTGAAATTATATATTCAAAAGGAGAATGATGAAAGTAGACTCCCTCTTGCTAATATGTTAACTTTAGCTGCTTTAAGAATTAAAAAAGGTGATGTATTATATGTAATTGCAGAGGGAAAAAATGGAAAAGAGGCTATTGAAGAGATTAGCAACTATATATCTGGCGAGATAGATCAAAGGGTAAATAATATAGATGAAATAGATAAATTATTAGAAGAGCATACCATAAATATTACTAGTGAGTTAAAATCCATAAGGGAGATTAAAAATAAATTTGGAAGTATATTAAATCACATGGGTGATGGGATTTGCCTTATGGATAATAGAGGTATAATAACATATTTAAATCCAGCCTATGAAAATATATTTAATATTAAAAAAAACGATCTAATAGGACGTGATGTAAAAAAAGTCTGTCCAAGTAGACCAAGCATAGGTTTATTAGATACTAAAGAAAAGATAATAGATATTTTAATAAGGGGAAAGGATGGGAAAAGAATACTATCTAGTTCAGTCCCCATATTCGCCCAAAATAAATTTAAGGGTGTAATAACTACTTATAAGGATGTGACAGAATTAGAGGAAGTAATTCAAAGACTCCATAAGGCAGAAGAAAAGATTAAATATTATGAAGAAGAACTTAATAAAAATAATTATGTGGACGAAGCCTTTAATATAATCATAGGTAATAGTTCTCTTTTAAAGGACGTGAAAAGATTAGCCTCTAAGGCCGCTAGAACCTCTGTTAATGTAATGATTAGGGGAGAAAGTGGTACTGGAAAGGAATTGGTGGCTAAGGCTATACATGGAGCTAGTAAAAGAAAGGAAGAAGCCTTTATTAAAGTGAATTGTGCTGCCATACCGGAGAATTTATTAGAAAGTGAATTATTTGGATACGAAAAGGGAGCATTTACAGGAGCTGCTAAAAGAAAGATAGGTAAGTTTGAGCTGGCAAATGGTGGGACTTTGTTTTTAGATGAAATAGGAGAAATAAATTATAATCTCCAAGCTAAACTTTTAAGGGCTATACAAGAAAAGGAAATAGAGCGTCTTGGTGGTAATGAAGTGATCAAGATAGATATTAAAATAATCTGTGCCACAAATAGAAATTTAGAAGATATGGTAAATAATCATGAGTTTAGGGAAGATTTGTATTATAGATTAAATGTAATTCCCATTGTATTACCACCCCTTAGAAATAGAAAAGAGGATATTGGATTATTAGCAGAACATTTTGTAGAAAAAATTTGTAAGGAAGAGGGAATGGATGGAAAACAAATATCTAGGCATGTCTTAAGTCATCTAAAGGAATATTGCTGGCCAGGAAATATTAGGGAATTGGAAAATATTATTACAAGAGCTATAACCTTAAGTGATAGTGAACAGATAGATGTGGATACTTTTCCTAGTTACATGAAGAATGAGAAAAGAAAAAATGATGGGTTGATAAATTTTATCAATGGAGATTTGGCTAGAATGGAAGAATATGACAGAGAAATAGTAAGGTTAGCTTTGAAAAAGCACAAAAGTTTCAATAAAGCAGCCAAGGCCTTAGGTCTTACCCATAGAACCATATCATTAAAGGCTAAAAAATATAATTTAATTTAG
- a CDS encoding acetate--CoA ligase family protein, whose protein sequence is MDIKKLLSPDRIAVIGASEKDGFGGDTCRNVITYMKEGSYYFVNPKRDMVLGEKCYHSIDEIPENIDLVVLCTPKSTVEGLIKKASIKGAKAAVVYASGYSEVGTKEGKEAEESLINLCKELDIALMGPNCAGYVNFIKGVSSFAFISEERDRKGAVGIVSQSGQLILSMMDNPKMKFSHAISSGNSIVCKMEDYLDFLVDDEDTKVIAMFLEGVKDTEHFIKGLKKAAIKGKPVVVLKTGRSEKGQKIAASHTGSLSGADKVYDALFKKFGVIRVDDLEELMSTAMAMAVLKKMPQIPNFAAMSLSGGETGICADLGELHGVKFMDFSCETLEKLNELLPSYATPNNPLDMTATLSYDVEKFAMALETVMSDPSVGLVAVGYTLLQEIADPAIHYMAKSMEIVCAKPESKPLVMIPFAENTRNDEYREKLAKIGVPVLPTSNYAFKILRNIADFVSYDPSKHDLKVEIPNEIEGSGGVLTESESKEIVGKYGIPFPKCVVAKSEEEAVKAIEEVGYPIVAKIDSPDILHKSDIGCVKLNLNSETEVRSAYNHIIRNAKEHCPDARISGVQINNMVDSGIEMIIGVNNDPQFGPCILCGLGGVFVEVFKDTAIRIAPVSYDEAYEMVTSLKGIKLLEGYRGNKPADIGAYVEAIVNVSRLACEHKDTMKELDINPIFLYEKGICAVDALFVKK, encoded by the coding sequence ATGGATATAAAAAAATTATTAAGTCCTGATAGGATTGCAGTTATTGGAGCTAGTGAGAAAGATGGTTTTGGTGGGGATACCTGCCGTAATGTAATTACTTATATGAAGGAAGGTTCATATTATTTTGTTAATCCTAAAAGGGATATGGTTTTAGGGGAAAAATGTTATCATTCTATTGATGAAATCCCTGAAAATATAGATCTTGTTGTTCTATGTACTCCAAAGAGTACCGTTGAAGGTTTGATTAAAAAAGCTTCTATTAAAGGTGCAAAGGCAGCAGTTGTATACGCAAGTGGGTATTCAGAAGTGGGAACAAAAGAAGGTAAAGAGGCTGAAGAATCACTTATTAACCTTTGTAAAGAACTTGATATTGCCCTTATGGGACCTAATTGTGCAGGTTATGTTAATTTCATAAAGGGGGTTTCATCCTTTGCTTTCATATCAGAGGAAAGGGATAGAAAGGGAGCAGTAGGAATCGTTTCACAAAGTGGCCAACTGATTCTTTCCATGATGGATAATCCCAAAATGAAATTTTCCCATGCCATTTCATCAGGTAACAGCATTGTATGTAAAATGGAAGATTATCTAGATTTCCTTGTGGATGATGAAGATACAAAGGTAATAGCCATGTTCCTTGAAGGTGTAAAAGATACAGAACATTTTATTAAAGGACTTAAAAAAGCAGCTATTAAAGGAAAACCTGTTGTTGTATTAAAAACAGGTCGATCTGAAAAGGGACAGAAAATAGCTGCATCACATACGGGAAGTCTTTCAGGTGCTGATAAGGTATATGATGCACTCTTTAAGAAATTTGGAGTTATTAGGGTTGATGATTTAGAAGAATTAATGTCAACGGCAATGGCCATGGCAGTACTTAAGAAAATGCCACAAATACCAAATTTTGCAGCTATGAGTCTATCTGGGGGAGAGACAGGAATATGTGCTGACTTAGGAGAACTACACGGTGTAAAATTTATGGACTTTTCATGTGAAACATTAGAAAAACTAAATGAACTACTGCCTTCTTATGCCACACCAAATAATCCCCTTGATATGACAGCAACACTTTCCTATGATGTTGAAAAATTTGCTATGGCCCTTGAAACAGTTATGTCAGATCCTTCAGTAGGTCTTGTGGCTGTAGGATATACTTTACTTCAGGAAATAGCTGATCCTGCTATCCATTACATGGCTAAAAGTATGGAAATAGTCTGTGCTAAACCTGAGTCAAAGCCATTAGTAATGATACCATTTGCAGAAAATACTAGAAATGATGAATATAGAGAAAAGCTAGCGAAAATAGGTGTGCCTGTTCTTCCAACTTCTAATTACGCTTTCAAAATTCTAAGGAATATTGCAGACTTTGTGTCTTATGATCCATCAAAACATGATCTAAAAGTGGAAATCCCTAATGAAATTGAAGGTAGTGGAGGAGTTTTAACTGAGTCTGAAAGCAAGGAGATAGTAGGGAAATATGGAATACCGTTTCCTAAGTGTGTAGTGGCCAAATCTGAAGAGGAAGCAGTTAAGGCAATTGAAGAAGTAGGATACCCTATTGTGGCTAAAATAGACAGTCCTGATATTCTTCATAAATCAGATATAGGGTGCGTTAAACTAAATCTTAATAGTGAGACAGAGGTAAGATCAGCATATAATCATATTATTAGGAATGCAAAAGAACATTGTCCAGATGCTAGAATTTCTGGAGTACAAATAAATAATATGGTAGATAGTGGTATTGAAATGATTATTGGCGTAAATAATGACCCTCAATTTGGACCATGTATATTATGCGGTTTAGGTGGTGTATTTGTAGAAGTATTTAAGGACACTGCCATTAGAATTGCTCCTGTTTCTTATGATGAAGCATATGAAATGGTCACATCTTTAAAAGGAATAAAGCTATTAGAAGGATACAGAGGAAATAAGCCTGCAGACATAGGTGCATATGTGGAGGCTATAGTAAATGTATCAAGACTTGCTTGCGAACATAAAGACACAATGAAAGAACTGGATATAAATCCTATTTTTCTATATGAAAAGGGTATTTGTGCAGTGGATGCTTTATTTGTAAAAAAATAA
- a CDS encoding 2-oxoacid:acceptor oxidoreductase family protein, whose translation MPNIICAGFGGQGVLTAGLIIAKTGMNNNKNVTWIPSYGSEMRGGTANCNVKISDSKISSPFVKEIDILVAMNMPSIAKFEPMLRPGGIIISNKSIVKDWDFRSDIRVVEVNATTIADEMANPKGSNIVMLGALAKTGELFDKDTMEKGIEEFFVSKGKDNPKNGECFIKGFESVII comes from the coding sequence ATGCCTAATATTATATGTGCAGGTTTTGGTGGTCAAGGGGTTTTAACAGCTGGGTTAATAATTGCAAAGACAGGTATGAACAATAATAAAAATGTCACATGGATACCATCTTATGGTTCAGAAATGAGAGGTGGTACGGCCAACTGTAACGTTAAAATATCTGATAGTAAGATATCCAGTCCCTTTGTTAAGGAAATAGATATTCTTGTGGCTATGAACATGCCATCTATTGCAAAGTTTGAACCCATGTTACGACCAGGAGGCATTATTATCTCTAATAAAAGTATTGTTAAGGATTGGGATTTTAGAAGTGACATTAGAGTTGTAGAGGTTAATGCTACAACTATAGCAGATGAAATGGCAAATCCTAAAGGGTCAAATATTGTTATGCTTGGAGCTTTAGCAAAAACAGGTGAATTGTTCGATAAGGATACGATGGAAAAGGGTATTGAAGAATTTTTTGTTTCAAAGGGTAAAGATAATCCTAAGAATGGAGAATGTTTTATAAAGGGTTTTGAAAGTGTAATAATATAG
- the dhaL gene encoding dihydroxyacetone kinase subunit DhaL: MNWPSVKDLANRLSNKKGDVILMNKEMFLKALELLSDRIIDSKELLNDLDTQIGDSDHGSNMTRGFTEAKKKIDMVKDKDFSTILKTIAMTLISTVGGASGPLYGTAFLKASMSVKDREVLVGEDFIKIHENVISGIKQRGHAERGHKTMLDAIIPAYEAFKESIEAGEDLKIASQKATDAAKEGMEYTKGIKAIKGRASFLGDRSIGHVDPGATSSFIIINAINDVIKEG, translated from the coding sequence ATGAATTGGCCAAGTGTTAAAGACTTGGCCAATAGACTTAGTAATAAAAAAGGAGATGTTATTTTAATGAATAAGGAAATGTTTTTAAAGGCATTAGAGCTTTTATCTGATAGAATAATAGATAGTAAAGAATTATTAAATGATTTAGATACTCAAATAGGAGACTCAGACCATGGTTCAAACATGACCAGGGGATTTACTGAGGCTAAGAAGAAGATAGATATGGTTAAGGATAAGGATTTTAGTACTATACTAAAGACCATAGCCATGACTTTAATCTCCACTGTAGGCGGAGCTTCAGGGCCACTATATGGAACAGCTTTCCTAAAAGCATCCATGTCAGTTAAGGATAGGGAAGTTTTGGTAGGAGAAGACTTTATAAAAATTCATGAAAATGTTATTAGTGGTATAAAGCAAAGAGGACATGCTGAACGTGGTCACAAGACCATGTTAGATGCCATTATTCCAGCCTATGAAGCTTTTAAAGAGAGTATAGAGGCAGGTGAAGATTTAAAGATAGCATCCCAAAAGGCTACCGATGCAGCCAAGGAAGGTATGGAATATACTAAGGGGATTAAAGCTATTAAAGGAAGAGCAAGCTTCTTAGGAGATAGAAGTATAGGCCATGTGGATCCAGGTGCAACTTCTAGCTTCATTATAATAAATGCAATTAATGATGTGATAAAGGAAGGATAG
- a CDS encoding thiamine pyrophosphate-dependent enzyme: MIKKKPAACFVDNKYCPGCGHGTVNRLVGEVLEEMGVDKDAIGAIAVGCSSLMPETFAIDCIQAQHGRAAAVAVGIKRCRPDKTVFSYQGDGDALAIGFSETMYAAIRNENITVIFVNNGNFGMTGGQMAPTTLEGQKTTTSPYGRDIGTTGHPLNVIQMMENLNVAYLARGSVSNNRNIMKTKEYIRNAFEAQQNNEGYSFVEILSPCPTNWGMDPLKAMEHIENNVIKTYELGEFVKRGEKNA, translated from the coding sequence ATGATTAAGAAAAAACCTGCAGCCTGTTTTGTAGATAATAAGTATTGTCCTGGATGCGGACATGGTACTGTAAACCGTCTTGTTGGAGAAGTTCTTGAAGAAATGGGTGTTGACAAAGATGCTATAGGTGCTATAGCAGTAGGTTGTTCTTCCCTTATGCCTGAAACTTTTGCTATAGATTGTATTCAAGCACAACATGGTAGAGCAGCAGCTGTTGCTGTTGGCATAAAAAGATGTCGCCCTGATAAAACTGTATTCTCATATCAGGGTGATGGTGATGCATTAGCTATTGGATTTTCTGAAACCATGTATGCAGCCATAAGAAATGAGAATATTACTGTTATATTCGTGAATAATGGAAACTTTGGTATGACGGGAGGCCAAATGGCACCTACCACATTAGAAGGTCAAAAAACAACAACCTCTCCCTATGGACGCGATATAGGCACAACGGGACATCCTCTTAATGTAATTCAGATGATGGAAAATCTTAATGTTGCATACTTAGCTCGTGGGTCGGTAAGTAATAATAGAAATATTATGAAAACTAAAGAATACATAAGAAATGCCTTTGAGGCACAACAAAATAATGAGGGATATTCATTCGTAGAAATACTTTCTCCATGTCCAACTAATTGGGGGATGGATCCTCTTAAGGCTATGGAGCACATTGAAAATAATGTTATAAAAACTTACGAGTTAGGTGAATTCGTAAAGAGAGGTGAAAAAAATGCCTAA
- the dhaK gene encoding dihydroxyacetone kinase subunit DhaK — MKKIINQVENIVDEMLKGIVKAHPDHLKRVEGFNVLVRKDAPVAGKVALISGGGSGHEPSHGGFVGRGMLDGAVAGEVFTSPTPDQVFEGIKVIDSGKGVLLIIKNYSGDVMNFEMAAEMAEMEGIKVDKVIVNDDVAVENSTYTTGRRGVAGTIFVHKIAGAAAEEGMELSEVKRVAEKVIANTRTMGMSLGPCIVPAAGKPSFELGEEEIEMGLGIHGEPGTHRESISSADEITTHMVEKILSDIPFDEGQEVAVLVNGLGATPLMELYIANRKVAELLEERKLKTVKTIVGNFMTSLEMPGFSVSIIKLDKELKELLEKTADTPAYK; from the coding sequence ATGAAAAAAATAATTAACCAAGTGGAAAATATCGTTGACGAAATGCTAAAAGGAATAGTTAAGGCTCACCCAGATCACTTAAAGAGAGTTGAAGGATTTAATGTTTTAGTTAGAAAGGATGCTCCAGTAGCTGGAAAGGTAGCTTTAATCAGTGGCGGTGGAAGTGGTCATGAACCATCCCATGGTGGATTTGTAGGAAGGGGTATGTTAGATGGTGCAGTAGCAGGAGAAGTATTCACATCACCTACTCCAGATCAAGTGTTTGAAGGTATTAAGGTCATTGACTCAGGTAAGGGAGTATTATTAATAATAAAGAATTATTCAGGAGACGTAATGAACTTTGAAATGGCAGCAGAAATGGCTGAAATGGAAGGCATTAAAGTTGATAAAGTTATTGTAAATGATGATGTGGCTGTTGAAAATAGTACGTATACAACAGGTAGAAGAGGAGTTGCAGGAACTATATTTGTACATAAAATTGCAGGAGCTGCAGCTGAAGAAGGAATGGAATTATCAGAAGTTAAGAGAGTAGCAGAAAAGGTAATAGCTAATACGAGAACTATGGGAATGTCTTTAGGGCCATGTATAGTTCCAGCGGCAGGAAAGCCAAGCTTTGAGCTTGGAGAAGAGGAAATAGAGATGGGTCTTGGTATCCATGGAGAGCCTGGAACTCATAGAGAAAGTATTTCTAGTGCTGATGAAATTACTACTCATATGGTAGAAAAAATATTAAGTGATATACCATTTGATGAAGGTCAAGAAGTGGCCGTATTAGTTAATGGACTAGGGGCTACTCCACTTATGGAATTATATATAGCAAATAGAAAAGTGGCTGAGTTATTAGAAGAGAGAAAGCTTAAGACTGTAAAAACTATAGTAGGAAACTTTATGACATCTCTTGAAATGCCAGGATTCTCAGTAAGTATTATTAAATTAGATAAAGAGTTAAAAGAATTATTAGAAAAAACTGCAGATACACCTGCTTATAAATAA
- a CDS encoding 4Fe-4S dicluster domain-containing protein: protein MEKLIVHGESCKSCKYCINACPKEALSVTTHINDKGYATVAVDQKKCVCCGICYNVCPDYVFEIQKGEV, encoded by the coding sequence ATGGAAAAATTAATAGTACATGGGGAAAGTTGTAAAAGTTGTAAATATTGTATAAATGCTTGTCCTAAAGAGGCCCTTTCAGTAACAACCCATATAAATGATAAAGGATATGCCACTGTTGCGGTTGATCAAAAAAAGTGTGTCTGTTGTGGTATATGCTACAATGTTTGTCCAGACTATGTGTTTGAAATTCAGAAAGGCGAGGTGTAG
- a CDS encoding Glu/Leu/Phe/Val family dehydrogenase — MNKKPYIVVEWNDTESSAKGWLCAYNFVNHYCGGGTRMHPTVTKEEVVRLATTMGYKYKACESQTTGGCKGGIAYDYKAPDAKDVLRRYLTAMAPYINAGVSIGGDLGVDYGDVLEILDDLDIGLPQTKEMRNDPKIQKYIQNHDDACDLTYDGFKMYDMITGYGCAHSLDEAWKFRNGKNGARVVLQGFGCVGASMAYCLDEMGYKIVGIADANCLVTCEDGLDVKKLVETKKPKGEMDPEYFKDNYVVRSNTEWLDVDCDILVPAALEDVINKDNAHKVKASLIVEAANIPVTEEADEILAKKDVDICVDFVANLGGIRIYEALVFGIIDKIPQDIVDDTTSIIRRQTKLIFEEAKKQGKTQREVAREIFTPDVFDTPDI, encoded by the coding sequence ATGAATAAAAAGCCGTACATAGTAGTTGAATGGAATGACACTGAAAGTTCTGCAAAGGGGTGGTTATGTGCGTACAATTTCGTAAACCATTACTGTGGTGGAGGAACAAGGATGCATCCTACAGTTACAAAGGAAGAGGTTGTAAGACTGGCAACAACAATGGGATATAAGTACAAAGCTTGTGAGTCTCAAACTACTGGCGGATGCAAAGGTGGAATAGCATATGATTATAAAGCACCTGATGCTAAAGATGTTTTAAGAAGATATCTTACTGCAATGGCTCCGTATATTAATGCAGGTGTATCAATTGGCGGAGATTTAGGTGTTGATTACGGTGATGTTTTAGAAATATTAGATGATCTTGACATAGGCTTACCTCAAACAAAAGAAATGAGAAATGACCCTAAAATTCAAAAATATATACAAAATCATGATGATGCTTGTGATCTTACTTATGATGGATTTAAAATGTACGATATGATAACAGGATATGGCTGTGCCCATTCCCTTGATGAAGCTTGGAAGTTTAGAAATGGTAAGAATGGAGCCCGTGTAGTATTACAAGGCTTTGGCTGTGTTGGTGCAAGTATGGCCTATTGTTTAGATGAAATGGGTTACAAAATTGTTGGTATTGCTGATGCTAATTGTCTTGTTACTTGTGAAGATGGCCTTGATGTTAAAAAGTTGGTAGAAACTAAAAAGCCTAAAGGAGAAATGGATCCTGAATATTTTAAAGATAACTATGTTGTTAGATCAAATACTGAGTGGTTGGATGTGGATTGTGACATTTTAGTACCTGCTGCCCTTGAAGATGTTATTAACAAAGATAATGCACATAAGGTTAAAGCATCTCTAATTGTTGAAGCGGCAAACATTCCTGTAACAGAAGAAGCTGATGAAATTCTTGCCAAAAAAGACGTGGATATCTGTGTTGATTTTGTAGCTAACCTTGGTGGAATAAGGATTTATGAAGCGCTAGTATTCGGTATAATTGATAAAATTCCTCAAGATATTGTTGATGACACTACATCCATAATACGAAGACAGACTAAATTAATATTTGAAGAGGCTAAAAAACAAGGTAAAACTCAACGTGAAGTTGCCCGAGAAATCTTTACTCCTGATGTATTTGATACACCAGATATATAA
- a CDS encoding HPr family phosphocarrier protein: protein MVKREVIVKEKNGLHARPAGIVVKECSQFKSTIEIEYKGKKINAKSIMGVMALGVKENEAITIMANGEDEELAVKALVSLVESNFGL, encoded by the coding sequence ATGGTAAAGAGAGAAGTAATAGTTAAGGAAAAGAATGGATTACATGCAAGACCAGCAGGAATTGTAGTTAAGGAATGTAGTCAATTTAAAAGTACTATAGAAATTGAATATAAGGGAAAGAAGATAAATGCTAAAAGCATAATGGGTGTTATGGCTCTAGGCGTTAAAGAGAATGAAGCTATAACTATTATGGCAAATGGTGAAGATGAAGAATTGGCAGTAAAGGCATTAGTTAGTTTAGTTGAATCTAATTTTGGACTTTAA
- the vorB gene encoding 3-methyl-2-oxobutanoate dehydrogenase subunit VorB, with protein MGKQLMKGNEAIAEAAVRAGCKFFAGYPITPQSEILEYLSWRLPQADGVFVQSESEIAGISMVYGAAASGFRTMTSSSGPGYSLLQEGISYIASAELPCLIVNVMRYGSGLGDIFVGQSDYWQAVKNGGHGDYRSIVYAPASVQETAELVISGFDTAEKYRNPVTILSDASIGQMMEPVELPAMKEHDPDKFQWSLKGKGDGEFRRVTSVMYFQENYDDYIASKYKKIEENEQLWEEFQTEDAEIVLVSYGISSRICEEAVSMARKDGLKVGLIRPISLYPFPVKAFEKLNNVKSFISVEMTALAQMAEDVALACKMKNPVYSLGGGMVIYEASDVYAKINEVIEGNAKEVF; from the coding sequence ATGGGAAAACAGCTTATGAAAGGTAATGAGGCAATAGCCGAAGCGGCAGTAAGAGCAGGATGTAAATTTTTCGCTGGTTATCCCATCACACCACAAAGTGAAATACTTGAATATCTTTCTTGGAGGCTTCCTCAAGCAGATGGAGTATTTGTACAAAGTGAATCAGAAATAGCAGGTATTTCAATGGTTTATGGTGCAGCAGCTTCTGGATTTAGAACCATGACAAGTTCATCAGGACCAGGATATAGCTTACTTCAAGAAGGGATTTCTTATATTGCGTCTGCTGAACTTCCATGCCTGATTGTGAATGTAATGAGATATGGGTCTGGCCTTGGGGATATATTTGTAGGCCAGAGTGATTATTGGCAAGCAGTTAAAAATGGTGGCCATGGTGACTATCGTTCTATTGTATATGCACCAGCATCTGTTCAAGAAACTGCAGAACTTGTTATTTCAGGTTTTGATACAGCAGAAAAATATAGAAATCCAGTTACTATTTTATCAGATGCATCTATCGGTCAGATGATGGAACCTGTAGAACTACCAGCAATGAAAGAACATGATCCAGATAAATTTCAATGGTCATTAAAGGGGAAAGGGGACGGAGAATTTAGAAGAGTAACTTCAGTTATGTATTTTCAAGAAAATTATGATGATTATATAGCTTCAAAATATAAAAAGATAGAAGAAAATGAACAGCTTTGGGAAGAGTTTCAAACGGAAGATGCGGAAATTGTTTTAGTGTCATATGGAATATCTTCAAGAATCTGTGAAGAGGCTGTATCAATGGCAAGGAAAGATGGTTTAAAAGTTGGACTTATAAGGCCCATATCCTTATATCCATTCCCTGTTAAAGCCTTTGAAAAACTAAATAATGTAAAGTCTTTTATTTCAGTAGAAATGACTGCCCTTGCACAAATGGCAGAAGATGTTGCTTTAGCATGTAAAATGAAAAATCCAGTTTATTCCCTAGGCGGTGGAATGGTAATCTATGAAGCCTCTGACGTATATGCAAAAATAAATGAAGTAATTGAGGGAAATGCAAAGGAGGTATTTTAG
- the dhaM gene encoding dihydroxyacetone kinase phosphoryl donor subunit DhaM, giving the protein MVGIVVVSHSNKLAEEVIKISMQMCQSNELKIAAAGGTFDNRFGTDANRIMEAITEVDTGDGVVILVDLGSAIMSAELAIEFLGDVVAKNVHIADAPIVEGSIAAVSQASIGATLQEVITAAEDAKNYPKK; this is encoded by the coding sequence ATGGTAGGTATAGTTGTAGTATCACACAGTAATAAACTTGCAGAGGAAGTAATTAAAATAAGTATGCAGATGTGTCAATCAAATGAGCTTAAAATAGCAGCAGCTGGAGGAACTTTTGACAATAGGTTTGGAACAGATGCGAATAGAATTATGGAGGCAATTACTGAGGTAGATACAGGTGATGGCGTAGTTATATTGGTAGATTTAGGTAGTGCCATTATGAGTGCAGAGTTGGCCATAGAATTTCTAGGTGATGTGGTGGCTAAAAATGTACATATAGCTGACGCACCTATTGTGGAAGGGTCTATTGCTGCCGTAAGTCAAGCATCTATAGGAGCAACCCTACAGGAAGTAATAACTGCTGCTGAGGATGCTAAAAATTATCCAAAGAAATAA
- a CDS encoding GntR family transcriptional regulator, whose protein sequence is MPKYKSLKDHVYEYISKKIQNGELLSEEKINESEICRELEISRTPAREALIQLSSENLLEYIPRKGFIVKEFDITKKLEIYQIIGNLDALAASLSIDNLTETEILKMEELLEKINISIKYTNFSDYSQFQNEFHDVYINKCNNNTLIELLNSYRFNFIRQTYLSDDKEKLFKVLAQVNKEHKEMLNCFKNKDKEGVERILKNIHWHTSYKDMI, encoded by the coding sequence ATGCCTAAGTATAAATCTTTAAAAGATCATGTGTATGAATACATATCAAAGAAAATTCAAAATGGAGAATTGCTTTCCGAAGAAAAAATAAACGAATCAGAAATATGTAGGGAACTAGAAATTAGTAGAACGCCTGCAAGGGAAGCATTAATTCAATTGTCTTCAGAAAATTTACTTGAATATATACCTAGAAAGGGTTTTATTGTAAAAGAATTTGATATTACTAAAAAACTTGAAATATATCAAATTATTGGTAACTTAGATGCTCTAGCCGCTTCTTTGTCAATAGACAATCTAACAGAAACTGAAATATTAAAAATGGAAGAACTTCTTGAAAAGATTAATATTTCAATTAAATACACCAATTTCTCTGACTATTCCCAATTTCAAAATGAGTTCCATGATGTATATATTAATAAGTGTAATAACAATACCCTAATAGAACTTCTAAATTCCTATAGATTTAATTTCATTAGACAAACCTACTTAAGTGATGATAAGGAAAAACTTTTTAAAGTACTTGCCCAAGTTAATAAAGAACACAAAGAAATGCTTAATTGCTTTAAGAATAAGGATAAGGAAGGTGTTGAAAGAATTCTTAAAAATATTCATTGGCACACTTCTTATAAAGACATGATTTAA